A region of Thermococcus barossii DNA encodes the following proteins:
- a CDS encoding HIT family protein, with translation MKIMWAPWRIEYIRSPKYDGCIFCDFPKENRDRERLILYRGKHCFVIMNNYPYNPGHVMIAPYRHVGRWEDLTDHELLEMMQLSQLMIKALKRAMNPHGFNLGVNLGRVAGAGIDDHVHLHIVPRWNGDTNFMPVIADTKVIPESLEEAYDELKRTIEEIVEETAKSS, from the coding sequence ATGAAGATAATGTGGGCCCCATGGCGCATAGAATACATACGCTCACCCAAGTACGATGGCTGCATATTTTGCGACTTCCCGAAGGAAAACCGCGATAGGGAGAGACTCATACTCTACCGCGGGAAGCACTGCTTTGTAATCATGAACAACTACCCCTACAACCCCGGTCACGTCATGATAGCTCCCTACAGGCACGTGGGAAGGTGGGAGGATTTAACCGACCACGAGCTTCTTGAGATGATGCAGCTTTCCCAGCTCATGATAAAGGCGCTGAAGAGGGCAATGAACCCACACGGCTTCAACCTCGGCGTGAACCTCGGCCGCGTTGCGGGGGCGGGCATAGATGACCACGTGCACCTTCACATAGTTCCGAGGTGGAACGGAGACACCAACTTTATGCCCGTCATAGCGGACACCAAGGTCATTCCAGAATCGCTGGAGGAGGCCTACGACGAGCTCAAAAGGACGATAGAAGAGATAGTGGAAGAAACTGCTAAATCCTCCTGA